In the genome of Streptomyces sp. NBC_00190, one region contains:
- a CDS encoding exodeoxyribonuclease III: MLTVTSVNVNGIRAAAKKGFGAWLEGSDADVVCLQEVRAEEGQIPEEVRTPAGWHTVFAPAAAKGRAGVALYTRRAPERVQVGFGSDEFDASGRYLEIDLPGVTVASLYLPSGEAGTEKQDEKYRFMAEFHTYLRALKARAAADGREVVVCGDWNICHQEADLKNWKTNRKNAGFLPEEREWLGKVYGDAGYVDVVRALHPDTEGPYSWWSYRGRAFDNDAGWRIDLQVATPGLAAKAVKAFVERAETHPERWSDHAPVTVVYELGV, from the coding sequence ATGCTCACCGTGACCTCCGTGAATGTGAATGGGATCCGCGCCGCCGCCAAGAAGGGCTTCGGGGCGTGGCTCGAAGGATCCGACGCCGATGTGGTCTGCCTTCAGGAGGTACGGGCCGAGGAGGGGCAGATCCCGGAGGAGGTCCGGACTCCCGCGGGCTGGCACACCGTGTTCGCGCCGGCCGCCGCCAAGGGACGGGCCGGGGTCGCGCTGTACACGCGCCGCGCGCCCGAGCGGGTGCAGGTCGGATTCGGGAGTGACGAGTTCGACGCCAGCGGGCGGTACCTGGAGATCGATCTGCCCGGTGTGACGGTCGCCAGCCTCTACCTGCCCTCCGGCGAGGCCGGGACCGAGAAGCAGGACGAGAAGTACCGGTTCATGGCGGAGTTCCACACCTACCTCCGGGCGCTGAAGGCGCGGGCCGCCGCGGACGGCCGCGAGGTCGTGGTCTGCGGCGACTGGAACATCTGCCACCAGGAAGCCGACCTCAAGAACTGGAAGACCAACCGGAAGAACGCGGGCTTCCTCCCCGAGGAGCGGGAGTGGCTGGGGAAGGTGTACGGCGACGCCGGCTATGTCGACGTGGTGCGCGCGCTGCACCCCGACACGGAGGGCCCGTACTCCTGGTGGTCCTACCGTGGGCGGGCCTTCGACAACGACGCCGGCTGGCGCATCGACCTCCAGGTCGCGACGCCCGGGCTGGCCGCGAAGGCGGTGAAGGCGTTCGTCGAGCGCGCCGAGACGCACCCCGAGCGCTGGTCCGACCACGCGCCCGTGACCGTCGTCTACGAGCTGGGTGTTTGA
- a CDS encoding GNAT family N-acetyltransferase — MSHGINLHAVPYDHPDAAKLDAQVQLEYQARYDDGEGDATFLDPAMFAPPQGLYLLAYDAAGAPVASGGWRSQELNDEGYADGDAELKRMYVIPEARGLGLARRILAVLEDDARAAGRTRMVLETGDQQPEAIALYLSSGYALSAKFGYYRFHDSSRCMTKPLHSQD; from the coding sequence ATGTCTCACGGTATAAACCTCCACGCTGTGCCGTACGACCATCCGGACGCGGCCAAGCTCGATGCCCAGGTCCAGCTGGAGTACCAGGCGCGCTACGACGACGGTGAGGGCGACGCCACGTTCCTCGACCCCGCCATGTTCGCCCCGCCGCAGGGCCTCTACCTGCTGGCGTACGACGCCGCGGGCGCCCCGGTCGCCAGCGGCGGGTGGCGCAGCCAGGAGCTGAACGACGAGGGCTACGCGGACGGCGACGCCGAGCTGAAGCGCATGTACGTCATACCGGAGGCCCGCGGCCTGGGCCTGGCCCGCCGGATCCTGGCAGTCCTGGAGGACGACGCCCGCGCGGCGGGCCGTACCCGGATGGTCCTGGAAACGGGCGACCAGCAGCCGGAGGCGATCGCCCTCTACCTGTCGTCCGGCTACGCCCTGTCTGCCAAGTTCGGCTACTACCGCTTCCACGACTCCAGCCGCTGCATGACGAAGCCGCTCCACAGCCAGGACTAA
- a CDS encoding CoA transferase: MTITSGRDGATAQAWVALGGAPELAGRVRYRGAPGLGRGPLPVRELARATVGACALAAAELAAVRAGGGAGDAAPPVVDEGAVATAFVSERHLRVRGREPVGFAPLSGFWRAADGWVRTHANYPHHEAALVRALRLPSATPEAVRAAVAGRAAAEVQERVYGEGGLAVAVAREYGDPRPLVEAAEESGAQGRPLGPAPAGLPAAGVRVLDLTRVIAGPVATRTLGLLGADVLRIDPPGLPEAADAYADTGFGKRSALLDLAATADRAVFEGLLSEADVVVTGYRPGALERHGLGAAQLLERRPGLVVAQLCAWGWDGPWAGRRGFDSLVQAGYGIAARYAGPDGVPGVLPAQALDHGTGYLVAAGVLRALADGRGRALRFSLAGTASWLARDVPAAGPGAPGYSARPWLRETDSGYGRLRYAISPFGDWAAGPSRWGTDRAAWLPRRP, from the coding sequence ATGACGATCACGAGCGGGCGGGACGGCGCGACGGCGCAGGCGTGGGTCGCGCTCGGCGGGGCACCGGAGCTCGCCGGGCGGGTGCGGTACCGAGGGGCGCCGGGGCTGGGGCGGGGGCCGCTGCCCGTACGGGAGCTGGCGCGGGCCACGGTCGGGGCGTGCGCGCTGGCCGCGGCGGAGCTGGCCGCCGTACGGGCCGGGGGCGGGGCCGGCGACGCGGCCCCGCCCGTCGTGGACGAGGGCGCGGTCGCGACGGCCTTCGTCAGCGAGCGGCACCTGCGGGTGCGGGGGCGGGAGCCGGTGGGCTTCGCGCCGCTGTCCGGTTTCTGGCGGGCGGCCGACGGCTGGGTGCGCACCCACGCCAACTATCCGCACCACGAGGCCGCGCTGGTACGGGCACTGCGGCTGCCGTCCGCGACGCCGGAGGCGGTACGGGCCGCCGTGGCGGGCCGGGCGGCCGCAGAGGTGCAGGAACGCGTGTACGGGGAGGGCGGCCTCGCGGTGGCCGTGGCGCGGGAGTACGGGGACCCGCGGCCGCTGGTCGAGGCCGCGGAGGAATCCGGGGCGCAGGGCCGGCCGCTGGGGCCGGCCCCCGCGGGGCTGCCGGCGGCCGGGGTGAGGGTGCTGGACCTGACCCGGGTGATCGCGGGGCCGGTCGCGACGCGCACGCTCGGGCTGCTGGGCGCGGACGTGCTCCGGATCGACCCGCCCGGGCTGCCGGAGGCGGCCGACGCGTACGCGGACACCGGATTCGGCAAGCGATCGGCGCTGCTGGACCTCGCGGCCACGGCGGACCGGGCGGTGTTCGAGGGGCTGCTGTCCGAGGCGGACGTGGTGGTGACGGGCTACCGGCCGGGGGCTCTGGAGCGGCACGGGCTCGGGGCGGCGCAGCTGCTGGAGCGGCGGCCGGGGCTGGTGGTGGCCCAGCTGTGCGCGTGGGGCTGGGACGGGCCGTGGGCCGGCCGGCGGGGGTTCGACTCGCTGGTCCAGGCGGGCTACGGGATCGCCGCCCGGTACGCCGGTCCGGACGGCGTGCCGGGGGTGCTGCCGGCGCAGGCGCTCGACCACGGCACGGGATACCTGGTGGCGGCCGGGGTGCTGAGGGCGCTGGCGGACGGGCGCGGGCGCGCGCTGCGGTTCTCGCTGGCGGGAACGGCGTCGTGGCTGGCCCGCGACGTCCCGGCGGCCGGGCCCGGCGCACCGGGCTACTCGGCGCGGCCGTGGCTCCGGGAAACGGACTCGGGATACGGACGGCTGCGGTACGCCATCAGTCCCTTCGGGGACTGGGCGGCGGGTCCGTCCCGCTGGGGCACGGATCGCGCCGCCTGGCTCCCGCGCCGGCCCTGA
- a CDS encoding aldo/keto reductase, translating to MKYRVIGSAPATRREVSVLSLGTMTFGTTVDEATSYAILDRFAEAGGTFIDTSNNYAFWVNGTQGGESEELVGRWLRNRGIGDEITVATKLGARPNQPTSGFSLDVEGLSAKVIRESAERSRERLGIERIHLLYAHVMDENTPLEETVRGFAEVVADGTAGLLGASNHWAWRVERARTLAAAAGVPGYEVLQHHHSYLRQRTDIPSLRSPDGNQGLVSGDLLSYLRDNPSLTQVSYSPLIAGAYVRDDKPLGPGFEHAGTEPRLRAVREVAAETGATVNQVVLSWLMGGGIPVLPLVGASSVAQLEESLGAVELELTAEQRATLDSVN from the coding sequence GTGAAATATCGCGTCATCGGCTCGGCGCCCGCAACGCGCCGCGAAGTGAGCGTGCTGAGCCTCGGCACCATGACCTTCGGCACCACCGTCGACGAGGCCACCTCGTACGCGATCCTCGACCGGTTCGCGGAGGCGGGCGGCACCTTCATCGACACCTCCAACAACTACGCCTTCTGGGTGAACGGCACGCAGGGCGGCGAGAGCGAGGAACTGGTCGGCCGCTGGCTGCGCAACCGCGGCATCGGCGACGAGATCACCGTCGCCACCAAGCTCGGCGCCCGCCCCAACCAGCCGACCAGCGGTTTCAGCCTCGACGTGGAGGGCCTGTCCGCCAAGGTCATCCGCGAGTCCGCGGAGCGCAGCCGCGAGCGTCTCGGCATCGAGCGCATCCACCTGCTGTACGCGCACGTCATGGACGAGAACACCCCGCTGGAGGAGACCGTCCGGGGATTCGCCGAGGTCGTCGCGGACGGCACGGCCGGCCTGCTCGGCGCGAGCAACCACTGGGCCTGGCGCGTGGAGCGCGCCCGTACGCTGGCCGCCGCGGCCGGCGTACCGGGCTACGAGGTGCTCCAGCACCACCACAGCTACCTGCGCCAGCGCACCGACATCCCCAGCCTGCGCTCGCCCGACGGCAACCAGGGCCTGGTCAGCGGCGACCTGCTCAGCTACCTCCGGGACAACCCGTCGCTCACGCAGGTCTCGTACTCCCCGCTGATCGCGGGCGCCTACGTACGCGACGACAAGCCGCTCGGCCCCGGCTTCGAGCACGCGGGCACCGAGCCCCGCCTGCGCGCGGTCCGCGAGGTCGCCGCCGAGACCGGCGCCACCGTCAACCAGGTCGTCCTGTCCTGGCTGATGGGCGGCGGCATCCCGGTGCTCCCGCTGGTCGGCGCCTCCTCGGTGGCCCAGCTGGAGGAGAGCCTGGGCGCGGTGGAACTCGAACTGACGGCGGAGCAGCGCGCCACGCTCGACTCGGTGAACTGA
- the sepX gene encoding divisome protein SepX/GlpR, with protein MSSSGLIYAVIVGAWAAYLVPMWLRRQDELNEARPTERFSTAIRLLSGRAGMERRYAKGLRERGDEQAGPQPHADPDAATETVNSVDADARAVVVPPTRAEPRPATAEREHRAERARREQRLQVLARRRRTTALLFLVFTLGAVVAAVGGLRFLWAPAVPALLLSTYIVHLRVQERRRYEFTMDRRRAEAAARHLRENRPRRRHPEDTAAADTEPDPAPPVSPQEAGRRALVEQTDHAEWVDQQRERERGPARGDSWEPVPVPLPTYVTAPVAPRATGPASPDAWSPTRSSTAEPTEPRLRAQPGAPKPEPKTPSTPRPRGRERGRTPLFDQYESDGRPRAANE; from the coding sequence GTGAGCAGCAGCGGCCTCATCTACGCAGTCATTGTCGGGGCCTGGGCCGCCTACTTGGTGCCCATGTGGCTCCGGAGGCAGGACGAGCTGAACGAAGCCCGTCCGACGGAACGCTTCTCCACTGCCATTCGGCTGCTTTCCGGCCGGGCGGGAATGGAGCGCCGTTACGCCAAGGGGCTGCGTGAGCGCGGTGACGAGCAGGCGGGGCCCCAGCCCCACGCGGACCCGGACGCCGCGACGGAAACGGTGAATTCCGTGGACGCCGACGCCCGGGCCGTCGTCGTGCCCCCGACCAGGGCGGAGCCGAGACCGGCCACCGCCGAGCGGGAGCACCGCGCGGAGCGGGCCCGGCGCGAACAGCGGCTCCAGGTCCTCGCGCGCCGTCGGCGCACGACCGCGCTCCTCTTCCTCGTCTTCACCCTCGGCGCGGTCGTCGCCGCGGTGGGCGGGCTGCGCTTCCTGTGGGCCCCCGCCGTGCCGGCCCTGCTGCTGAGCACCTACATCGTCCACCTGCGGGTGCAGGAGCGGCGGCGCTACGAGTTCACGATGGACCGGCGGCGTGCCGAGGCGGCCGCGCGGCACCTGCGGGAGAACCGCCCGCGCCGCCGCCACCCCGAGGACACCGCCGCCGCGGACACCGAACCGGACCCCGCGCCACCGGTCTCCCCGCAGGAAGCCGGACGGCGCGCGCTGGTCGAGCAGACCGACCACGCCGAGTGGGTGGACCAGCAGCGCGAGCGCGAACGCGGCCCCGCCCGCGGTGACAGCTGGGAGCCGGTCCCGGTCCCGCTGCCCACGTACGTGACCGCTCCGGTCGCCCCGCGCGCCACGGGCCCGGCGTCCCCGGACGCGTGGAGCCCGACCCGCTCCAGCACGGCCGAGCCGACGGAGCCGCGCCTGCGCGCCCAGCCCGGGGCCCCCAAGCCGGAGCCGAAGACCCCGAGCACCCCGCGCCCGCGCGGCCGCGAGCGCGGCCGTACCCCGCTCTTCGACCAGTACGAGAGCGACGGCCGGCCGCGGGCCGCGAACGAGTGA
- a CDS encoding GNAT family N-acetyltransferase, translated as MNGPSWPAVLTDGDVTLRPIKLRDQKAWREANRRNRDWLRPWEATIPPPAPWGPVIQRPTYRQMVRHLRAEANAGRMLPFVIEYQGRLVGQLTVAGITWGSMCAGHIGYWVDRDVAGRGVMPTAVALAIDHCFGKVGLHRIEVCIRPENKPSRRVVEKLGLREEGLRPRYLHIDGAWRDHLVYAVTVEEVPDGLLRRWHRTRQSLK; from the coding sequence CTGAACGGCCCCTCCTGGCCGGCGGTCCTGACGGACGGCGACGTCACGCTCCGGCCGATAAAACTGCGGGACCAGAAGGCCTGGCGCGAGGCCAACCGGCGCAACCGCGACTGGCTGCGTCCGTGGGAGGCGACGATTCCGCCTCCCGCGCCGTGGGGGCCGGTGATCCAGCGGCCGACGTACCGCCAGATGGTCCGCCACCTGCGAGCGGAGGCGAACGCGGGCCGGATGCTGCCCTTCGTCATCGAGTACCAGGGCCGGCTCGTCGGACAGCTGACGGTCGCCGGGATCACCTGGGGCTCGATGTGCGCCGGCCACATCGGCTACTGGGTGGACCGCGACGTGGCGGGCCGCGGTGTGATGCCGACGGCGGTCGCGCTCGCGATCGACCACTGCTTCGGGAAGGTCGGGCTGCACCGGATCGAGGTGTGCATCCGCCCGGAGAACAAGCCGAGCCGGCGCGTCGTGGAGAAGCTGGGCCTGCGCGAGGAGGGACTGCGGCCCCGGTACCTGCACATCGACGGGGCCTGGCGCGACCACCTCGTGTACGCGGTCACGGTGGAGGAGGTGCCGGACGGCCTGCTGCGCCGCTGGCACCGGACCCGGCAGTCGCTGAAATGA
- a CDS encoding MogA/MoaB family molybdenum cofactor biosynthesis protein, translated as MHSHVPPAAEPSAAPAGSAAPAPRGLVVTASNRASQGVYADKGGPLLAEALEKLGFQVDGPRVVPDGDPVGQALREGVAAGYDVILTTGGTGISPTDRTPEATAAVLDYEIPGIPQAIRAEGLAKVPTAALSRGMAGVAGRTLIVNLPGSTGGVRDGLAVLSRLLPHAVEQIRGGDHPRPADAPGSTS; from the coding sequence GTGCACAGCCACGTCCCCCCGGCGGCCGAACCCTCCGCCGCCCCTGCCGGCTCCGCGGCCCCCGCGCCGCGCGGCCTGGTGGTGACGGCCTCGAACCGGGCCTCGCAGGGCGTGTACGCCGACAAGGGCGGCCCGCTGCTGGCCGAGGCGCTGGAGAAGCTCGGTTTCCAGGTGGACGGCCCCCGGGTCGTCCCCGACGGGGATCCCGTCGGGCAGGCGCTGCGCGAGGGCGTGGCAGCCGGCTACGACGTCATCCTGACCACGGGCGGGACCGGCATCTCGCCGACCGACCGGACGCCGGAGGCCACCGCGGCGGTGCTGGATTACGAGATCCCGGGCATCCCGCAGGCCATCCGCGCCGAAGGGCTGGCGAAGGTGCCGACCGCGGCCCTGTCCCGGGGAATGGCGGGCGTGGCCGGACGCACGCTGATCGTCAACCTGCCGGGGTCGACGGGCGGCGTGCGCGACGGCCTCGCCGTCCTGTCCCGCCTCCTGCCGCACGCCGTGGAGCAGATCCGCGGCGGCGACCACCCCAGACCGGCGGACGCCCCAGGGAGCACGAGCTGA
- the moaC gene encoding cyclic pyranopterin monophosphate synthase MoaC, with protein MSTQSRLTHIDEAGAARMVDVSEKDVTTRTARASGRVLVSPRVIELLRGEGVPKGDALATARIAGIMGAKKTPDLIPLCHPLAVSGVKVDLSVADDAVEILATVKTTDRTGVEMEALTAVAVAGLTVIDMVKAVDKGAVITDVRVEEKTGGKSGDWTRS; from the coding sequence ATGAGTACGCAGAGCAGGCTGACCCACATCGACGAGGCCGGCGCGGCCCGGATGGTCGACGTCTCGGAGAAGGACGTCACCACCCGGACGGCCCGCGCCAGCGGCCGCGTACTCGTCTCCCCCCGGGTGATCGAGCTGCTGCGCGGCGAGGGCGTCCCCAAGGGCGATGCCCTCGCCACCGCGCGGATCGCCGGGATCATGGGCGCGAAGAAGACCCCCGACCTGATCCCGCTCTGCCACCCGCTGGCGGTGTCGGGCGTGAAGGTCGACCTGTCGGTCGCCGACGACGCCGTCGAGATCCTCGCCACGGTGAAGACGACCGACCGCACGGGCGTCGAGATGGAGGCCCTGACCGCCGTCGCGGTCGCCGGGCTCACGGTGATCGACATGGTGAAGGCCGTCGACAAGGGCGCGGTCATCACGGACGTCCGGGTGGAGGAGAAGACCGGCGGCAAGTCCGGCGACTGGACGCGCTCGTGA
- the glp gene encoding molybdotransferase-like divisome protein Glp: MTSSAPQDTGHRLWSVDEHLADVLATVRPLEPIELQLLDAQGCVLVEDVTVPVALPPFDNSSMDGYAVRTADVQGASEEFPAVLTVIGDVAAGSGELPTVGPGEAARIMTGAPLPPGAEAVVPVEWTDGGTGEGAASGMTPASAAPEGAGGEVRVHRAAEARAHVRSRGSDVQAGDLALAAGTVLGPPQIALLAAIGRGTVRVRPRPRVVVLSTGSELVQPGESLAAGTIYDSNSFALAAAARDAGAIAYRVGAVADDADTLRATIEDQLIRADLLVTTGGVSVGAYDVVKEALTAVSAGDAAAGDIDGGGIDFRKLAMQPGKPQGFGTIGPDHTPLLALPGNPVSSYVSFELFVRPAIRALMGLPESEVGRPTVRAVLKADKALGSPAGRRQFLRGKYDAQGGTVSPVGGSGSHLIAALAHADSLMVVPEDVTSVEPGSELEVVLLS; encoded by the coding sequence TTGACCAGTTCCGCACCGCAGGACACCGGCCACCGTCTGTGGTCCGTGGACGAGCACCTCGCGGACGTCCTCGCCACCGTCCGGCCGCTGGAGCCCATCGAGCTCCAGCTGCTGGACGCCCAGGGCTGTGTCCTGGTCGAGGACGTCACCGTGCCCGTCGCCCTCCCGCCCTTCGACAACAGCTCCATGGACGGCTACGCCGTCCGTACGGCCGACGTCCAGGGTGCGAGCGAGGAGTTCCCCGCGGTGCTGACGGTCATCGGGGACGTCGCGGCGGGCAGCGGCGAGCTGCCCACCGTGGGCCCCGGCGAGGCCGCCCGCATCATGACCGGCGCCCCGCTGCCGCCCGGTGCCGAAGCCGTCGTACCGGTCGAGTGGACCGACGGCGGTACGGGTGAAGGCGCGGCCTCCGGGATGACCCCGGCCAGCGCCGCCCCCGAGGGCGCGGGCGGCGAGGTGCGGGTGCACCGCGCGGCCGAGGCGCGGGCGCACGTCCGCTCGCGGGGCAGCGACGTACAGGCCGGCGACCTGGCCCTGGCGGCCGGCACGGTCCTCGGGCCGCCGCAGATCGCCCTGCTGGCCGCCATCGGGCGCGGCACCGTACGGGTGCGGCCGCGCCCGCGCGTGGTCGTGCTGTCCACCGGCAGCGAGCTGGTCCAGCCGGGCGAGTCGCTGGCCGCCGGGACGATCTACGACTCCAACAGCTTCGCGCTGGCCGCGGCCGCACGGGACGCCGGGGCCATCGCCTACCGGGTCGGGGCCGTCGCGGACGACGCCGACACCCTGCGCGCCACGATCGAGGACCAGCTGATCCGGGCCGACCTGCTGGTCACCACCGGCGGCGTCAGCGTCGGGGCGTACGACGTCGTCAAGGAGGCGCTGACCGCGGTGTCCGCGGGCGACGCGGCCGCCGGGGACATCGACGGCGGCGGGATCGACTTCCGCAAGCTCGCCATGCAGCCCGGCAAGCCGCAGGGCTTCGGCACCATCGGCCCGGACCACACCCCGCTGCTGGCGCTGCCCGGCAACCCGGTGTCCTCGTACGTCTCCTTCGAGCTGTTCGTGCGGCCCGCGATCCGCGCCCTCATGGGCCTGCCGGAGTCCGAGGTGGGCCGGCCGACCGTACGGGCGGTGCTCAAGGCCGACAAGGCGCTCGGCTCCCCGGCCGGCCGCCGCCAGTTCCTGCGGGGCAAGTACGACGCGCAGGGCGGCACGGTCAGCCCGGTCGGCGGATCGGGCTCCCATCTGATCGCCGCGCTGGCCCACGCGGACTCGCTGATGGTCGTACCGGAGGACGTCACCTCGGTGGAGCCGGGGAGCGAGCTGGAAGTGGTCCTGCTCAGCTGA
- the galU gene encoding UTP--glucose-1-phosphate uridylyltransferase GalU — protein sequence MTMLHPVIKKAVIPAAGLGTRFLPATKATPKEMLPVVDKPAIQYVVEEAVAAGLDDILMITGRNKRALEDHFDRNYELESALIAKGDDDRLKKVQESSDLATMHYVRQGDPRGLGHAVLCAEPHVGREPFAVLLGDDLIDPRDPLLRQMSDIYARTGGTVIALMEVDPASVHLYGCAAVEATGEEDVVRITGLVEKPEPEDAPSNYAVIGRYVLNPAIFDILRETEPGRGGEIQLTDALQKLAADETIGGPVHGVVFRGRRYDTGDRGDYLRAIVRLACEREDLGPEFRTWLHRYVTEEM from the coding sequence ATGACTATGTTGCACCCCGTGATCAAGAAGGCCGTGATTCCGGCTGCTGGCCTCGGCACTCGCTTCCTTCCGGCGACCAAGGCGACCCCGAAGGAAATGCTCCCCGTTGTGGACAAGCCGGCCATCCAGTACGTGGTCGAGGAGGCCGTGGCGGCCGGGCTCGACGACATACTGATGATCACTGGGCGTAACAAGCGTGCGCTGGAAGACCACTTCGACCGGAACTACGAGCTGGAGTCGGCCCTCATCGCCAAGGGCGACGACGACCGGCTGAAGAAGGTCCAGGAATCCAGCGACCTGGCCACCATGCACTACGTCCGCCAGGGCGACCCGCGAGGCCTCGGCCACGCCGTGCTGTGCGCCGAGCCGCACGTCGGCCGCGAGCCCTTCGCCGTCCTGCTCGGCGACGACCTGATCGACCCGCGCGACCCGCTGCTGCGTCAGATGTCGGACATCTACGCCCGCACCGGCGGCACCGTCATCGCCCTCATGGAGGTGGACCCGGCCAGCGTCCACCTCTACGGCTGCGCCGCCGTCGAGGCCACCGGCGAGGAGGACGTGGTCCGGATCACCGGCCTCGTCGAGAAGCCGGAGCCCGAGGACGCCCCCAGCAACTACGCGGTCATCGGACGTTACGTCCTCAACCCCGCGATCTTCGACATACTGCGGGAGACCGAGCCGGGCCGAGGTGGGGAGATCCAGCTCACCGACGCCCTGCAGAAGCTGGCCGCCGACGAGACCATCGGCGGTCCGGTGCACGGAGTGGTCTTCCGGGGCCGCCGCTACGACACCGGCGACCGCGGCGACTACCTGCGGGCCATCGTCCGCCTCGCGTGTGAGCGTGAGGACCTGGGCCCGGAGTTCCGCACCTGGCTTCACCGTTACGTCACGGAGGAGATGTAG
- a CDS encoding 5-formyltetrahydrofolate cyclo-ligase, whose translation MTENPRPVSAKAQLRRELLAARRALSPETCSTAATALAVTALDLPELADARTVAAYVSVGTEPGTRALLDALRSAGKRVLLPLLLPDNDLDWAAYEGPGSLAEAAHPGKMRLLEPTGPALGPDAVTAADAVLLPGLAVDARGMRLGRGGGSYDRVLERLERAGADPALVVLLYDDEVVARVPEEPHDHPVQAVATPSGVVRFTASA comes from the coding sequence GTGACAGAGAACCCGCGCCCCGTCTCCGCCAAGGCGCAGCTGCGCCGAGAACTCCTCGCCGCCCGCCGCGCCTTGTCCCCCGAGACCTGCAGTACGGCGGCCACCGCGCTCGCCGTCACCGCACTGGACCTGCCCGAACTGGCCGACGCCCGCACGGTCGCGGCGTACGTCTCCGTCGGCACGGAGCCCGGCACCCGCGCCCTGCTCGACGCCCTGCGCTCGGCCGGCAAGCGGGTGCTGCTCCCCCTGCTGCTGCCCGACAACGACCTCGACTGGGCGGCGTACGAGGGTCCGGGCAGCCTCGCCGAGGCCGCGCACCCGGGGAAGATGCGGCTGCTGGAGCCGACCGGACCGGCGCTCGGGCCGGACGCGGTGACGGCGGCCGACGCCGTACTGCTGCCCGGGCTCGCGGTGGACGCGCGCGGGATGCGCCTGGGCCGCGGCGGGGGCTCGTACGACCGGGTCCTGGAGCGGCTGGAGCGCGCCGGGGCGGATCCCGCGCTGGTCGTGCTCCTCTACGACGACGAGGTGGTCGCGCGGGTCCCGGAGGAACCGCACGACCACCCCGTTCAGGCGGTGGCCACCCCGTCGGGGGTGGTCCGTTTCACGGCTTCAGCGTGA